A region of Nakaseomyces glabratus chromosome E, complete sequence DNA encodes the following proteins:
- the SAN1 gene encoding ubiquitin-protein ligase SAN1 (CAGL0E01441g~Ortholog(s) have ubiquitin-protein transferase activity and role in nuclear protein quality control by the ubiquitin-proteasome system, protein ubiquitination involved in ubiquitin-dependent protein catabolic process): MENQQQQDNSPPNDGSRSNNDDGRNATAGNTENSDNNVPRSNVTVRIQYQYFTPQGLADASNGTVDPAATQDGGNGSQAHVQGSNTLPLPAGVNGLPAAMPFGNAVDSPDLILSFQDVPLTSPDRLNSFITIAAELAMRRFQNMLNRPKGITNEAFKELPVIKIEELPDKTETTCSICYDKFVDEPEDTAENSKKRKHESNSNEDSMDDITGEGKLPRTGSNTPSSLMAATGISDNNNERTTISSILNPQSESDSSQSHESTHNAFIENTEGQDQAQATQEQNPEYLHSPVKIPCGHIFGRSCLYEWTRLENSCPLCRKKIAEQTEEEEQRENNENTSNMEAFEAIRRMLYNTTGQGNATEGQNNNNPNEANGQVGVNSDATSDGAANQNNISQATENSTQGGVNLQTGELNDANSTNSTTNSPNNNNVTVSRTSIIFLRPMNPGEAPQGSQNVNTQALGNSIPFPPSPGLGTTDPAQNANGAQPPRPLTFRTPMQIQWLPITFINPGLANGEQGPPEQNSRLRSLFDQIFSTSGSAGTVDDAPNSRSNSSSENNDASGSSTAGSNEVDQSTANPDRVTSPRRSFFNAMSRFADRLRPSGRSNANQAFTGSSNAEHANDNQSGNGTSGSRLRDTIARALKERRQRQETERQQAGELFASGVGSYRNPTGNVVTFPINSEASFNQGASTSNEPIEGSTNQTENDQDSNGNNDRDDQAN; this comes from the coding sequence atggaGAACCAACAGCAGCAAGATAATAGCCCGCCTAATGACGGTAGTCGGTCCAATAACGACGATGGTAGAAATGCTACTGCTGGCAACACTGAAAATAGTGACAATAATGTTCCAAGAAGTAATGTAACGGTTCGTATTCAGTACCAATACTTCACACCACAGGGTCTTGCAGACGCCAGTAATGGTACTGTCGACCCTGCGGCTACTCAAGATGGTGGTAATGGTAGTCAGGCTCATGTTCAAGGGAGTAATACACTTCCTTTACCAGCAGGTGTTAATGGCCTACCGGCTGCCATGCCGTTTGGTAATGCCGTAGATAGTCCTGATctaatattatcatttcaAGATGTGCCTTTGACATCTCCCGATAGACTAAATTCATTTATCACAATTGCTGCAGAGCTTGCTATGCGGAGATTTCAGAATATGTTGAATAGACCGAAAGGCATTACTAATGAGGCATTCAAAGAACTACCGGTGATAAAGATTGAAGAGTTGCCAGACAAGACTGAGACAACTTGTAGTATATGCTATGATAAATTTGTGGATGAACCGGAAGATACAGCAGAAAACTctaagaaaagaaaacacgAATCGAATAGTAATGAGGATAGTATGGATGATATTACAGGGGAAGGCAAATTACCGAGAACTGGCTCTAATACACCCTCTTCATTGATGGCTGCGACAGGAATAAGTGACAATAATAATGAACGTACAACtatatcttcaatattGAATCCCCAGTCGGAATCAGATAGTTCTCAAAGCCATGAAAGTACCCATAATGCCTTTATTGAGAATACTGAAGGACAAGATCAAGCGCAAGCCACTCAAGAACAAAACCCGGAGTACTTACATTCACCAGTAAAAATACCTTGTGGACATATTTTTGGCAGAAGCTGTCTTTATGAATGGACTAGGTTAGAAAACTCATGTCCACTTtgtagaaaaaaaattgccGAGCagactgaagaagaagagcaaaGGGAAAATAACGAAAATACAAGTAATATGGAAGCATTTGAAGCTATCCGTCGTATGCTATATAATACAACAGGTCAAGGCAATGCCACAGAAGGTcagaataataataaccCAAACGAGGCAAATGGACAGGTGGGTGTCAATAGTGATGCTACTTCGGATGGAGCTGCTAATCAGAATAATATTTCACAAGCTACGGAAAACTCAACGCAAGGTGGTGTTAATTTACAAACGGGTGAACTTAATGACGCCAATTCCACAAACTCCACCACAAACTCCCCaaacaataataatgtAACTGTTTCTAGAACAAgcataatttttttgaggCCAATGAATCCAGGTGAAGCACCCCAAGGAAGTCAAAATGTGAACACTCAAGCGTTAGGAAATAGCATTCCATTTCCTCCATCGCCAGGGCTGGGTACAACTGATCCAGCCCAAAACGCAAATGGTGCACAACCACCACGTCCACTCACATTTAGAACACCGATGCAAATACAATGGTTACCTATCACATTCATAAACCCGGGCTTAGCTAATGGTGAGCAAGGTCCACCAGAGCAAAACAGCAGACTTAGATCACTGTTTGATCAAATTTTCAGCACATCCGGCAGTGCAGGTACAGTTGATGATGCTCCAAATAGTAGAAGCAATTCTAGTTCCGAAAATAATGATGCCTCTGGCTCTAGTACGGCGGGGTCTAACGAGGTCGATCAATCCACAGCTAACCCAGACCGTGTCACCTCTCCTAGACGTTCCTTTTTCAATGCTATGAGCAGGTTTGCAGATCGTTTGAGACCTTCAGGGAGATCCAATGCCAATCAAGCTTTTACAGGTTCATCCAATGCAGAGCATGCTAACGATAACCAGTCTGGTAATGGTACGTCTGGCTCAAGATTAAGGGATACCATAGCTCGTGCATTGAAGGAAAGAAGACAAAGACAAGAGACAGAGAGACAGCAAGCTGGTGAACTGTTTGCTAGTGGTGTGGGTAGTTATAGAAACCCAACTGGTAATGTTGTCACTTTCCCTATAAATTCAGAAGCAAGTTTCAACCAGGGCGCTTCAACTTCAAATGAACCGATTGAAGGTTCCACAAACCAAACAGAAAATGATCAAGATAGTAATGGCAACAATGACAGAGACGATCAAGCAAATTGA
- the CDC33 gene encoding translation initiation factor eIF4E (CAGL0E01463g~Translation initiation factor eIF4E; protein abundance decreased in ace2 mutant cells), which yields MSVDEVTKKFEETVSVDGPKTVLSDAKDFEVKHPLNTKWTLWYTKPAVDKSESWSDLLRPVTSFQSVEEFWAIVQNIPEPHELPLKSDYHVFRNDIRPEWEDSANAKGGKWSFQVRGRGAEIDELWLRTLLAVIGETIDEEDSQINGVVLNVRKGGNRFALWTKSCDKEPLSNIGARFKQVLKLADEDTLEFFPHSTANDRHSQPTITL from the coding sequence ATGTCTGTGGATGAAGTTACCAAGAAGTTTGAAGAGACTGTTTCTGTTGATGGACCAAAGACTGTGCTTTCGGATGCCAAGGATTTTGAGGTGAAGCACCCATTGAACACCAAGTGGACGTTGTGGTACACAAAGCCAGCTGTTGATAAATCTGAGTCCTGGTCCGACTTGCTGCGTCCGGTTACATCTTTCCAATCGGTGGAGGAGTTCTGGGCGATTGTTCAGAATATTCCAGAGCCACACGAGCTCCCACTAAAATCAGACTACCATGTGTTCCGTAACGATATCAGACCAGAGTGGGAAGACTCTGCTAACGCTAAAGGTGGTAAGTGGTCCTTCCAAGTCAGAGGCAGAGGTGCAGAGATCGACGAGTTGTGGTTGAGAACATTGCTAGCGGTCATCGGTGAGACCatcgatgaagaagactCCCAGATTAACGGTGTTGTCCTAAACGTTAGAAAAGGTGGTAACAGATTTGCATTGTGGACCAAGTCCTGCGACAAGGAACCTCTATCCAACATCGGTGCCAGATTCAAGCAAGTCTTGAAGCTCGCCGACGAGGACACTCTAGAGTTCTTCCCACACTCCACCGCCAACGATAGACACTCCCAACCAACCATCACTTTGTAA
- the RTC1 gene encoding Rtc1p (CAGL0E01485g~Ortholog(s) have role in positive regulation of TORC1 signaling and Seh1-associated complex, cytosol, extrinsic component of fungal-type vacuolar membrane, ribosome localization), with protein sequence MNFSPNKNMPAGSGGNGQDRVLHRTSSSAGKNAMKGVFSQPHLSGANSSTHMYIHDSAVRPKLTAKYSYGSTYAVGSQWYDFSSSNRGPSNSYGSSYEDKFIMGNANRRRTGTPYQGNQFHGTHNHAHSHSQYSSSPHISSSRSKSSQKSDAKKSTIKFHHRTNNEISSIDKVNDPSMQGLICAGKTHLGYYKFSTVDNSMTCVHDFITSNNRNTPKGNSWILPNLSKRTKGAKISNIADVKCGFHNYSNVIAICNNSTDISLYDLNRTTPAEDPMIQILSGHTRAINSFDFNMSQTNLIISGGQDGCVKVWDIRSDSMKRQGRSDLNIKTANDSIRDVKWMPSHNFASLPSSADGKSLNISSPGYTFASIHDTGVLLKYDLRQTTQVDKKINAHSGPGLCLNWHPHQDYIATGGRDGKCSLWYVGDRRSTDQSPYSTTFLSSNATTNTSSIGIGYPGNPVASTFIPETTINTGSPITKLKFRPNYDKIALNSLIALSSMGDEAEVNIYSLARKYIPKHLLTTGKPSLGLVWWNSNLIFNVDSAGYINGWDITNEPTVLDELPKNIVRWRDVDGSGLLFLNQDTGSYEVSDQDELIDLHTFQKQSSSTVKGDTATPGIGLMANIKRGLSHNNVSHFPTERPIPKRSAFSNISKVPISSSTQSSVNKSSTSLSTLATQDELLENKFLKSPLVIPFELPEAYQYSRESKIMELNKRSYIPKVSSVRGSNIEVFKFLARELEFSFRQDKNNEDDAELSRQQSVNEENIRSDLMKRFDISENATWANIVKDKSNKTRERANSISIKQSPIVLSDESEIKSPTIQKLESGDNNVKYESNITKEIQQEKTKNFNPEYRINLLLELVESSNHNASVYSIIDDLPNFKIWMLIRDSLLWDIKMYSSFSENETPEELTGGQLEYPLTNTRKQSLVSDLSRLGTSELSSDYAEHPHAYHGKSDYSSDASEGIKSPVSKLGEQLKGEESNKFVLGRRLSSMSPKRSPDIPKLAAALKIHRQRNENNRESEIESSAIEEEEEDEEEDDDKFNDDEDFKGPATTKDNTIHSIPILNKREARTSFIDTFMTNENSPDAFHNVPYLNKNQSPGYGYSSPKNKNGPSHSFANTPSKLAFLKKLSPRTMSSHSVTRAPSSDWHVEHDPTLQVPPPEKKGAPDNLPPWNTTKLLRQIHANALEMGNVILAVNVLILFQDVYNIAPISIVKESVVHFVRLLHQYELFEIAAAILKYCPWDDLLGPEGDQSTVEIFCERCGELITNEQGKDLPHGYWYCQACSRTNTLCVVCNTPLRKLTMAALKCGHEGHFECFTQWFITEGMSECPAGCTAALL encoded by the coding sequence ATGAATTTCTCTCCCAATAAGAATATGCCTGCTGGTTCGGGTGGTAATGGGCAGGATAGGGTGCTACATAGGACAAGTTCGTCAGCGGGTAAGAATGCAATGAAAGGTGTGTTTAGTCAGCCGCATTTAAGTGGTGCGAACTCTTCTACGCATATGTACATACATGACTCTGCAGTGAGGCCCAAGCTTACAGCAAAGTACTCGTATGGCTCCACTTATGCAGTGGGATCACAATGGTATGATTTCAGTAGCTCTAACCGGGGACCGTCTAATTCTTATGGGTCATCTTACGAAGACAAATTTATTATGGGGAATGCTAATAGGCGGAGGACAGGAACTCCATATCAAGGTAATCAGTTTCACGGAACACATAACCATGCTCATAGTCACTCACAATATTCAAGTAGTCCACACATCTCTTCAAGCAGAAGCAAGAGCTCACAGAAAAGTGACGCCAAGAAGTCAACTATAAAGTTTCATCATAGGACGAATAATGAGATATCAAGCATAGATAAAGTCAACGACCCATCTATGCAAGGGTTGATATGTGCTGGTAAGACACACTTGGGGTATTACAAGTTCTCTACTGTTGATAATTCCATGACTTGTGTGCACGACTTCATCACCTCAAATAATAGGAACACACCAAAGGGTAACTCATGGATATTACCAAATCTCTCAAAAAGGACCAAAGGTGCCAAGATCAGTAACATTGCAGATGTGAAATGTGGATTTCATAATTATAGCAACGTGATTGCCATTTGCAACAACTCAACAGACATCTCATTGTATGATCTCAATAGGACAACACCAGCAGAAGATCCAATGATACAAATACTATCCGGACATACAAGAGCTATAAATAGTTTTGACTTTAATATGTCACAGACAAATTTAATAATTAGTGGAGGACAAGACGGTTGTGTTAAAGTGTGGGATATAAGAAGTGATTCCATGAAAAGACAAGGAAGAAGTGATTTAAATATCAAGACAGCTAATGACTCCATAAGAGATGTAAAATGGATGCCATCTCATAATTTTGCTTCACTACCTAGTTCTGCAGATGGAAAAAGCCTAAATATCAGTAGTCCAGGGTATACATTTGCATCAATACATGATACGGGTGTATTACTGAAATACGATCTTAGACAAACTACACAGGTggataaaaaaatcaacGCACATAGCGGGCCTGGCCTTTGCCTCAACTGGCATCCTCATCAGGACTATATAGCAACTGGTGGTCGTGATGGTAAGTGCTCTTTATGGTACGTTGGTGATCGGCGATCCACCGATCAAAGCCCTTATTCGACTACTTTCCTTTCATCTAATGCTACAACCAACACTAGCAGCATTGGTATAGGGTATCCAGGTAATCCAGTTGCCTCGACATTTATTCCCGAGACAACTATAAATACAGGTTCTCCAATAACGAAACTAAAATTCAGACCAAATTACGATAAAATTGCATTGAACTCGTTGATTGCACTTTCCTCAATGGGTGATGAAGCTGAAgtgaatatatattctcTCGCTAGAAAATACATTCCAAAACATCTATTAACAACCGGTAAACCTTCACTAGGTTTGGTATGGTGGAattcaaatttaatattcaatGTTGATAGTGCAGGATACATCAACGGTTGGGATATCACAAATGAACCCACTGTACTAGATGAACTCCCTAAGAATATCGTAAGATGGAGAGATGTTGATGGAAGTGGTCTCTTATTTTTGAACCAAGATACTGGTTCTTATGAAGTTTCTGACCAAGACGAGCTAATTGATTTACACACTTTCCAAAAGCAATCATCATCAACTGTAAAGGGAGATACAGCTACCCCAGGGATTGGACTTATGGCTAATATAAAGCGTGGTTTAAGTCACAACAATGTTAGCCATTTTCCGACAGAGAGACCTATTCCAAAACGTTCTGCtttctcaaatatttcCAAGGTACCAATTTCTTCGTCAACTCAATCATCGGTTAATAAGtcatcaacatcattaTCCACCTTGGCTACTCAAGATGAACTGCTGGAAAATAAATTCTTAAAGTCTCCTTTAGTAATACCATTTGAATTGCCAGAGGCTTATCAGTATAGTAGAGAGTCTAAAATAATGGAACTGAATAAGAGAAGCTATATACCAAAAGTCTCATCTGTTAGAGGATCGAACATTGaagttttcaaattcttaGCAAGAGAGTTGGAATTCTCTTTCAGACAGGACAAGaataatgaagatgatgctGAATTAAGTAGGCAGCAAAGTGTTAATGAAGAGAATATAAGGTCAGATCTCATGAAAAGATTTGATATCTCAGAAAATGCGACATGGGCAAATATAGTAAAGGATAAATCGAACAAGACCAGAGAAAGAGCTAACTCAATTTCTATTAAACAATCACCAATTGTTCTATCTGATGAAAGCGAAATAAAATCACCAACAATTCAAAAACTGGAATCCGGTGATAATAATGTTAAATATGAATCGAATATTACAAAGGAAATCCAACAGGAGAAAACCAAGAATTTTAATCCAGAATACCGAATCAATCTACTTTTAGAACTCGTCGAATCCAGTAACCACAATGCCTCAGTGTACTCCATCATAGATGACTTACCGAACTTCAAGATATGGATGCTTATCCGTGATTCTCTTCTATGGGATATAAAAAtgtattcttcttttagTGAAAATGAAACACCGGAAGAGTTAACTGGAGGGCAATTAGAATACCCACTAACTAATACCAGAAAGCAATCATTGGTATCTGACCTCAGCAGACTCGGCACTAGTGAACTAAGTTCTGATTATGCCGAGCATCCACATGCTTATCATGGAAAATCAGACTACTCTAGTGACGCTTCTGAAGGTATAAAATCGCCTGTCTCGAAGCTAGGTGAACAACTCAAAGGTGAAGAATCTAACAAGTTTGTATTAGGACGTAGGCTTTCAAGCATGAGTCCTAAAAGATCACCTGATATACCAAAGTTAGCTGCTGCATTAAAGATTCATAGGCAACGCAATGAGAATAACCGAGAAAGCGAGATTGAGTCCAGCGCAATTGAGGAAGAGGAGGAAGATGAGGAGGAAGATGATGACAAGTTTAATGACGATGAGGATTTCAAAGGCCCTGCTACGACCAAGGACAATACTATCCACAGCATACCGATCCTCAATAAGAGAGAAGCCAGGACTTCATTTATTGACACTTTTATGACTAATGAAAACTCACCAGATGCGTTCCATAATGTTCCATACctaaataaaaatcaatCACCAGGGTATGGTTACTCTAGTCCTAAGAATAAGAATGGTCCGTCACACAGTTTTGCCAACACACCCTCAAAGCTAGcgttcttgaagaaattatcGCCACGGACCATGTCCTCGCATTCGGTTACGCGTGCTCCATCATCGGACTGGCATGTGGAGCACGATCCTACGTTACAGGTCCCGCCACCTGAGAAGAAAGGTGCCCCAGACAACTTACCGCCCTGGAACACGACTAAGCTCTTGCGCCAAATTCATGCGAACGCCTTAGAGATGGGCAACGTGATACTCGCGGTCAACGTACTGATCTTGTTCCAAGACGTCTACAACATCGCCCCGATAAGCATCGTGAAGGAGAGTGTTGTGCATTTCGTGCGCCTACTGCACCAGTACGAACTGTTCGAGATCGCCGCCGCGATACTCAAGTACTGTCCCTGGGACGACCTCCTGGGTCCCGAGGGCGACCAGTCCACCGTGGAGATATTCTGCGAGCGCTGCGGCGAGCTGATCACCAACGAACAGGGCAAAGACCTCCCACACGGATACTGGTACTGCCAGGCCTGCAGCAGAACGAACACCTTGTGCGTGGTGTGCAACACCCCACTGCGCAAACTCACTATGGCCGCACTCAAGTGCGGCCACGAGGGCCACTTCGAGTGCTTCACCCAGTGGTTCATCACAGAAGGCATGTCAGAATGCCCAGCAGGCTGCACCGCAGCACTCCTATAG
- the BSC6 gene encoding Bsc6p (CAGL0E01507g~Ortholog(s) have COPI-coated vesicle, clathrin-coated vesicle localization) — MSKVSGEEEYELGGLHEVNADASATSYFMKDGERREIEEVEGRAVVREVNWKGHDILLYDLDYEKLPMVRYQVAFCLVMFLVFGLNDQTTGSLLPTLTEHYNISTFTVSNIFLIQLSGYTCASLLNEKVHRMGGVRGAMVIVCMLCIVPLLVMAMKPSHFYIYMICCFPLGLGLGVMDSAANVLIGNLTQNKNEWMGILHALYGAAAMITPPTVSYFVKWGHWNLFFLIPLICCTAGLVLIYPAFKFETTAKYNYLSTLDGDGNETADTGVDETSLFQILKNPVVVLYSIYMFLYLGAEITTGSWFFTYLLKTKSDNRIGMSYVAASFWSGITLGRLLLGFVTKRLFSTEYNASNAYSWLSVVFFSLFVAIGLLNYSSIFYFACMFVSMFFGGFFIGPLFPNASIVALQNLPPKLHISGMGTAVAIGGCGGAGLPYLTGLIIHSCGEEIVPFMSWSMVVAFTIVWYLYPRFIPALKDN; from the coding sequence ATGAGTAAAGTGTCAGGCGAGGAAGAGTATGAGCTTGGCGGGCTGCATGAGGTCAACGCGGATGCTAGTGCTACTTCATACTTTATGAAGGATGGTGAGAGGCGAGAGATTGAGGAAGTGGAAGGCAGAGCTGTGGTACGTGAGGTTAATTGGAAAGGCCATGATATACTATTATATGATTTAGATTATGAAAAGCTTCCCATGGTTAGATATCAAGTTGCATTCTGTTTGGTGATGTTTCTTGTTTTCGGACTTAACGACCAGACCACCGGTTCACTACTTCCGACATTAACTGAGCATTACAACATATCTACATTTACAGTTTCAAATATCTTTCTTATCCAACTATCTGGGTACACCTGTGCGTCATTACTAAATGAAAAGGTGCACAGGATGGGGGGTGTGCGTGGTGCTATGGTCATCGTGTGTATGCTTTGTATAGTACCGCTTCTGGTCATGGCTATGAAACCTTCCCATTTCTACATCTACATGATATGTTGTTTCCCGTTGGGCTTGGGTCTGGGTGTGATGGACTCAGCAGCAAACGTGCTTATCGGCAACTTGACGCAGAACAAAAACGAATGGATGGGCATCCTGCATGCACTTTATGGTGCCGCAGCCATGATAACACCACCAACAGTGTCCTATTTTGTCAAATGGGGACATTGGAActtattctttttaattCCTTTGATATGCTGTACAGCTGGGTTGGTACTAATATACCCTGCATTCAAATTTGAGACAACAGCCAAATATAATTACTTGAGTACACTGGATGGTGATGGTAATGAAACTGCTGATACCGGAGTTGATGAGACAAGTTTATTCCAGATCTTGAAAAATCCTGTGGTGGTGTTATACTCTATTTACATGTTTCTGTACCTCGGTGCGGAGATTACGACGGGTTCTTGGTTCTTCACATATCTTTTGAAAACCAAGTCTGATAATAGAATTGGGATGTCCTACGTTGCAGCTTCATTTTGGTCTGGTATCACTTTAGGAAGATTGTTGTTAGGGTTTGTTACAAAGAGGTTATTTTCAACTGAATATAATGCAAGCAATGCCTACAGTTGGCTATCTGTGgtgttcttttctttattcgTTGCCATAGGTTTACTCAACTACTCATCGATCTTCTACTTTGCTTGTATGTTTGTCTCGATGTTCTTTGGTGGGTTTTTTATTGGGCCATTGTTCCCCAATGCAAGTATTGTCGCCTTACAAAACCTACCTCCCAAACTGCATATCAGTGGTATGGGTACAGCTGTGGCAATCGGAGGATGTGGTGGTGCAGGTTTGCCTTATTTAACTGGTTTGATAATCCACAGCTGTGGTGAAGAGATCGTACCGTTCATGTCTTGGAGTATGGTGGTCGCTTTCACAATAGTGTGGTATTTATACCCAAGATTTATCCCTGCGTTGAAGGACAACTGA
- the PFK27 gene encoding 6-phosphofructo-2-kinase (CAGL0E01529g~Ortholog(s) have role in fructose 2,6-bisphosphate metabolic process, regulation of glycolytic process) has protein sequence MQELSSAESSTNSLFSMKSISSMDISRNTTPRPSPLGAAMSTNDQSFLSLASIRREMDRESKKDKFIVILVGLPASGKSSISSHLIQSLKNNTATAHLRSTVYNAGKVRRMLCNGEKKKSIQIANDPSEDLFNPANAERKEVYAKITLENLINELDSDICDFAIFDATNSTVQRRSFVFREIYKYNDREGANFNLIPIVFQVTCSNQDFIRYNIHNKTFNEDYFDKPYEVAVQDFSKRLKYYHSQFVPFTETEFNTIIESNSSQTAGKPSLYYYNILNAGLDPSKQFQLSYTRESETHSMIVKETLRVISHFVTNYSELYGYSYINRVKNFFGESINTVVQKPSWVANYIPGKLSTWDYSNKLRHLASLKKIVNNDYFNELNSIIN, from the coding sequence ATGCAGGAGCTCTCTTCCGCCGAGAGCTCGACGAACTCGCTTTTCTCTATGAAGTCTATATCCAGCATGGATATCAGCAGGAATACTACGCCGAGACCCTCGCCGCTGGGTGCTGCCATGAGTACGAACGACCAGTCGTTCCTGTCGTTGGCGTCCATTAGACGGGAAATGGATCGCGAGTCCAAGAAGGACAAGTTTATTGTCATCCTGGTCGGGTTGCCCGCCTCTGGGAAGTCCTCCATCTCTTCGCATCTGATCCAGTCCCTAAAGAACAACACGGCGACCGCGCATCTAAGGTCTACTGTGTATAACGCCGGCAAAGTGAGGAGGATGCTGTGCAACGGCGAGAAGAAAAAGTCTATACAGATAGCCAACGATCCCTCTGAGGACTTGTTCAACCCTGCTAACGCCGAGAGGAAAGAAGTCTACGCCAAGATAACGTTGGAGAATCTGATTAACGAACTGGACTCGGATATATGCGACTTCGCAATCTTCGACGCCACAAACTCGACTGTGCAGAGAAGAAGCTTTGTGTTCAGGGAGATATACAAGTACAACGACCGCGAGGGCGCTAACTTCAACTTGATACCGATCGTCTTCCAAGTGACGTGCTCAAACCAGGATTTCATCAGATACAACATCCACAACAAGACTTTCAACGAGGATTACTTTGACAAGCCTTACGAAGTCGCCGTCCAGGATTTCTCAAAGAGACTCAAATACTACCACTCTCAGTTTGTGCCCTTCACAGAAACTGAGTTCAACACGATTATTGAGTCCAACTCATCCCAAACAGCTGGGAAACCTAGTCTCTACTATTACAACATCTTGAACGCCGGGTTGGACCCTTCTAAACAATTCCAATTGTCTTACACCAGGGAATCGGAAACGCACTCCATGATCGTCAAAGAAACTTTGAGAGTTATATCCCATTTTGTGACGAACTACTCTGAACTGTATGGCTATAGCTACATTAATAGGGTGAAGAATTTCTTTGGCGAATCCATCAATACAGTAGTCCAAAAACCTAGCTGGGTCGCAAACTATATTCCTGGCAAGCTATCAACTTGGGACTACTCTAACAAATTGAGACACTTGGCttcattgaagaaaattgtTAACAATGACTACTTCAATGAATTGAACTCCATCATCAACTAA
- the MED7 gene encoding mediator complex subunit MED7 (CAGL0E01551g~Ortholog(s) have protein kinase activator activity and role in negative regulation of transcription from RNA polymerase II promoter, positive regulation of transcription from RNA polymerase II promoter) translates to MSREESVSGANDVSSLYPPPPPYIKYFTSENVEKLKEYNERREEGESAENELDFLIPPPMPSSGSYRAFGSVWQIKDHLPDLETMGITQLYKKTSEGEAEVTDYQYKIKELRRLSYSLLLNFVELVGVLSVNPELYESKVENIRTILVNIHHLLNEYRPHQSRESLIMLLEEQLEHKKQEVANIELVCQQVTEKLKQVQTLLKESQSQSQSQSQSQSQSQSQSQLQSDSQ, encoded by the coding sequence ATGAGCAGAGAGGAGAGTGTGAGTGGGGCAAACGATGTGTCGTCGTTGTACCCGCCTCCACCGCCATACATCAAGTATTTCACCAGTGAGAATGTGGAGAAGTTGAAGGAGTACAATGAGAGGAGAGAGGAAGGCGAGAGTGCAGAGAATGAGCTGGATTTCCTGATACCACCGCCCATGCCGTCCTCTGGCAGCTACAGGGCGTTCGGGAGTGTGTGGCAGATCAAGGACCATCTCCCAGACTTGGAGACCATGGGCATAACGCAACTGTACAAGAAGACAAGCGAAGGGGAAGCTGAAGTGACAGATTACCAGTACAAGATCAAGGAGCTTAGGAGGCTGTCGTACTCGTTGTTGCTCAATTTCGTGGAGTTAGTAGGCGTGCTAAGTGTGAACCCAGAGTTGTATGAGAGTAAAGTAGAGAATATAAGGACTATCCTGGTGAACATCCACCACTTGTTGAACGAGTACAGGCCCCACCAGTCCCGTGAATCCCTAATAATGCTCCTCGAGGAACAACTGGAACACAAGAAGCAAGAAGTGGCCAATATAGAACTGGTGTGCCAGCAAGTCACCGAAAAACTGAAACAGGTACAGACTTTGCTAAAGGAATCACAGTCGCAGTCGCAGTCGCAGTCGCAGTCGCAGTCGCAGTCGCAGTCGCAGTCGCAATTGCAGTCAGACTCTCAGTAA